Proteins encoded together in one Planctomycetaceae bacterium window:
- a CDS encoding UbiX family flavin prenyltransferase: MNLVLGITGATGAAAAAILIDKSPWPVTLVVSEWGKDVCARENGRITSLTAGAAQVLDDDDLSAAISSGSVPTAGMVILPCTANTLGKIASGIADTLICRAAHCHLKEQRKLVLCIRETPWSLIDLENARRVAAAGACIMPLSPPYYMVDDRPASEVTMADLLEIFADRILSVLGRPARTNWQTRAQEPHRRESDFQKGRPA; encoded by the coding sequence ATGAATCTCGTGCTGGGCATCACCGGCGCCACCGGCGCCGCGGCGGCGGCGATCCTCATCGACAAGTCCCCCTGGCCGGTCACTCTCGTCGTCAGCGAGTGGGGCAAAGACGTCTGCGCGCGGGAGAACGGGCGGATCACGAGCCTCACCGCCGGGGCCGCTCAAGTGCTGGACGACGATGACCTGTCGGCGGCGATCTCTTCGGGCTCGGTGCCGACGGCGGGGATGGTGATTCTGCCCTGCACCGCCAACACGCTGGGCAAGATCGCCTCGGGCATCGCCGACACGCTGATCTGCCGGGCGGCCCACTGCCACCTCAAGGAACAGCGCAAGCTCGTGCTGTGCATCCGCGAGACGCCCTGGTCGCTGATCGACCTGGAGAACGCCCGGCGCGTCGCTGCCGCCGGGGCCTGTATCATGCCCCTCTCGCCGCCTTACTACATGGTGGACGACCGCCCCGCGTCGGAGGTCACCATGGCCGATCTGCTGGAAATCTTCGCCGACCGCATCCTGTCGGTTCTGGGCCGGCCCGCCCGGACGAACTGGCAGACCCGCGCGCAAGAGCCTCACCGCCGCGAAAGCGACTTCCAGAAAGGACGTCCCGCGTGA
- a CDS encoding UbiA-like polyprenyltransferase, with protein sequence MIALLVATTTEAAPLLEQLHARKTAGEPYDTYRFDAAPGRRAGVLLVSGMGPAAAAAATEHLLRRWSPAAVVNVGVCGALSAGLRRGDAVAVCAALDGDAATGEPLLCPAGPWQALPPARLVSVAKALFGDARRGAFAARADIVDMEGAAIARACLRRGVTVHLVKGVTDQADAAGRRDIQDNIAHVSRQLARTVVAGLARLPRRRTSLAALARFAKVEHGLFSLPLLLAGAYLGAAGAWPRAGTLMLIIAAGTGARILGMAANRILDRKLDALNARTAARELPSGRMSPWAALAVAAAALAVYLAAAAALGPWCLKLSPIPALLMVLYPLGKRFTNLCHFGIGACMAVGPLGAFVAASGSVELTAAAWLLAAFALLWISGFDIIYALQDMQSDRTTGVCSLPARMGSAGAQVVAGAVHLLAAAAAGGMWLLGGRTLAGAAALGVTVAGLALAYWPRLDLRTRFFPVSVISGLGGAMIPILGGGA encoded by the coding sequence ATGATCGCCCTGCTGGTCGCCACGACGACCGAAGCGGCCCCGCTTCTGGAGCAGTTGCACGCCCGCAAGACTGCCGGCGAACCGTACGACACGTACCGCTTTGACGCGGCCCCGGGCCGGCGCGCGGGCGTGCTCCTGGTCAGCGGGATGGGTCCTGCGGCCGCCGCGGCGGCGACCGAACACCTGCTGCGGCGCTGGTCGCCGGCGGCGGTGGTCAATGTCGGGGTCTGTGGGGCGTTGTCGGCGGGTCTTCGGCGCGGCGACGCGGTGGCGGTCTGCGCCGCCCTCGACGGCGACGCCGCTACGGGCGAACCGCTGCTCTGCCCGGCCGGGCCGTGGCAGGCCCTGCCGCCGGCTCGACTGGTGAGCGTCGCCAAGGCGCTGTTCGGCGACGCACGCCGCGGCGCCTTCGCTGCCCGCGCGGACATCGTCGACATGGAAGGCGCCGCCATCGCCCGCGCCTGCCTGCGCCGCGGCGTGACGGTGCATCTGGTCAAGGGCGTCACCGATCAGGCCGACGCCGCCGGACGCCGTGATATCCAGGACAACATCGCTCACGTGTCGCGCCAACTTGCCCGGACCGTCGTCGCCGGCCTGGCTCGGCTGCCCCGCCGGCGGACTTCCTTGGCCGCCCTGGCGCGCTTCGCCAAGGTCGAGCACGGACTCTTCAGCCTGCCGCTGCTGCTGGCCGGGGCGTACCTCGGCGCCGCCGGCGCCTGGCCGCGCGCGGGCACGCTGATGTTGATTATCGCAGCCGGAACCGGCGCGAGGATCCTGGGCATGGCGGCCAACCGGATTCTGGACCGCAAGCTCGATGCCCTCAACGCCCGCACTGCCGCTCGCGAACTGCCCAGCGGGCGGATGTCGCCCTGGGCCGCCCTGGCCGTGGCGGCGGCGGCCCTGGCGGTGTATCTGGCCGCGGCGGCGGCTCTGGGCCCGTGGTGCCTGAAACTCTCGCCCATCCCGGCGCTGCTGATGGTGCTGTACCCGCTGGGCAAGCGGTTCACGAACCTCTGCCACTTCGGGATCGGGGCCTGCATGGCCGTCGGACCGCTGGGGGCGTTCGTCGCGGCCTCGGGCTCGGTCGAGCTCACTGCCGCGGCGTGGCTGCTGGCGGCGTTCGCGCTGCTGTGGATCAGCGGGTTCGACATCATCTACGCCCTGCAAGATATGCAGTCTGATCGGACCACGGGCGTCTGCAGCCTCCCCGCCCGCATGGGGTCCGCGGGGGCGCAGGTTGTCGCCGGCGCGGTGCATCTGCTGGCCGCGGCGGCGGCGGGGGGGATGTGGCTGCTGGGCGGGCGAACCCTCGCCGGCGCAGCCGCCCTGGGCGTAACCGTCGCGGGGCTGGCGCTTGCGTACTGGCCGCGCCTCGACCTTCGGACGCGATTCTTTCCCGTCTCGGTCATCAGTGGACTGGGCGGAGCGATGATCCCCATACTCGGAGGCGGCGCATGA